The Henckelia pumila isolate YLH828 chromosome 2, ASM3356847v2, whole genome shotgun sequence genome includes a window with the following:
- the LOC140882483 gene encoding succinate dehydrogenase subunit 6, mitochondrial encodes MSETQESKSFFRKHWDGYKEFWGERFSFLDNYSRFINPEKPLPRWDSSVVEEFIASDPIHGPTLKTTREAATFGVVGAAVGAVSTAGCAWKWSRSPHGAALSFAFGAVVGGTFGLEIANHWFQLYRLDTMASQVKFYEWLQNRAAEKS; translated from the exons ATGAGCGAAACCCAGGAATCGAAATCGTTCTTCAGGAAACACTGGGACGGGTACAAGGAATTCTGGGGCGAGAGATTTTCGTTTCTAGACAATTATTCCAGATTTATTAATCCGGAGAAGCCATTGCCCCGATGGGATTCCTCTGTTGTCGAAGAGTTCATTGCATCTGACCCCATTCACGGCCCCACT CTGAAGACTACTAGGGAAGCAGCCACATTTGGTGTTGTAGGGGCTGCTGTTGGAGCAGTGTCAACTGCTGGATGTGCTTGGAAGTGGTCTAGGAGTCCTCATG GTGCAGCGCTGTCTTTTGCTTTTGGAGCTGTGGTTGGAGGTACTTTCGGACTGGAAATCGCTAACCACTGGTTTCAGTTATACAGGTTGGACACAATGGCTTCACAGGTTAAATTCTATGAGTGGTTGCAGAACAGAGCTGCAGAAAAGTCTTGA
- the LOC140880192 gene encoding replication factor C subunit 1 yields the protein MSDIRKWFIKQHEKGAGNGDVSKPAKPLTPEKPLGVNPQPEKLAQGEDFPGRRKTSKYFAKDKQNVEDEMGAKEVSTKRKGRGDGGTLSKDVKPPPEKKIQKIEIDDDDDDDEDGDFISSSSRKSKMGTTPGKKRIGSRKFGVESDDDEYAEIKPSSNAAGRGRGAKGSSATPVKAKSKDVTGSDEEDVDDKDVKSVKSGGRGRGGRGVPASGRGRGGGGRGGFVNFGERKDPPHKGEKEVPKGASNCLDGLTFVISGTLDSLEREEAEDLIKRHGGRVTGSVSKKTNYLLCDEDIGGRKSEKAKELGTAFLTEDGLFDMIRASNNSGTATQATKKTVDKVAPSSTKKNFQKPDQSKQVGHIAASKDAKGLTSAAVHSKLPTTQNLLPWTEKYKPKVPNDIVGNQSLVKQLHDWLANWNQQFLNSGQKGKGKKPNDSGAKKCVLLSGTPGIGKTTYARLVSQMLGFCAIEVNASDSRGKADAKIQKGIGGSTSNSIKELISNEGLNPNMERSQHLKTVLIMDEVDGMSAGDRGGIADLIASIKISKIPIICICNDRYSQKLKSLVNYCLLLSYRKPTKQQMAKRLSQIANAEHLQVNEIALEELAERVNGDMRMALNQLQYMSLSLSVLNFDDIKQRLQNSSKDEDISPFTAVDKLFGFNGGKLRMDERIDLSMSDPDLVPLLIQENYINYRPSSSGKDDNQLKRMSLLARAAESIADGDIVNVQIRRYRQWQLSQIGSLASCIIPAALLHGQREILEQGERNFNRFGGWLGKNSTAGKNNRLLEDLHVHLLSSRESNLGRATLRLDYHTLLLKQLTDPLRVLPKDEAVEKVVDFMDLYSINMEDLDTIIELSKFKGHPNPMDGVQPAVKAALTRAYNKGSSSRVIKTADFITLPGMKKAPKKRVAAMLEPVEEALVEENAAEIAENEEEILSDTGDQEDSSDDEKKVESDLRSLNSKAIKVEMELKGSGNSSAKKAPAGRGRGKGSAGVAAATSDQKGGRGSGSGSKRKR from the exons ATG TCAGATATAAGGAAATGGTTCATTAAGCAACATGAGAAAGGTGCCGGAAACGGCGATGTATCGAAGCCAGCTAAGCCCTTGACTCCTGAGAAACCTCTTGGTGTCAATCCGCAGCCTGAAAAATTG GCACAAGGAGAAGATTTTCCTGGTAGAAGGAAAACAAGCAAATATTTTGCTAAAGATAAACAAAATGTAGAAGATGAGATGGGTGCCAAGGAAGTTTCTACAAAAAGGAAGGGTCGAGGTGATGGTGGTACGTTGTCTAAAGATGTAAAGCCTCCACCTgagaaaaaaatccaaaaaattgagattgacgacgacgacgacgacgatGAAGACGGAGATTTCATCTCATCTTCTTCAAGGAAGAGTAAAATGGGTACCACTCCTGGCAAGAAGAGAATTGGTTCTCGAAAGTTTGGTGTAGAAAGTGATGACGATGAATATGCAGAAATAAAACCGAGTTCAAATGCTGCTGGAAGGGGTCGTGGTGCGAAAGGTTCTTCAGCCACTCCAGTAAAGGCAAAAAGTAAGGATGTTACCGGAAGCGATGAAGAGGATGTCGACGATAAGGATGTTAAATCTGTAAAATCTGGTGGCAGAGGCCGTGGTGGAAGAGGTGTTCCAGCAAGTGGGAGAGGTAGAGGTGGTGGAGGTAGGGGTGGATTCGTGAACTTTGGGGAGAGGAAAGATCCTCCTCATAAAGGAGAGAAG GAAGTTCCCAAAGGTGCTTCTAACTGTTTAGATGGtttgacttttgtgatcagcGGAACACTTGACAG TTTGGAAAGAGAAGAAGCtgaagatttgatcaagcgtCATGGTGGGCGTGTTACTGGATCTGTCAGCAAAAAGACG AATTATCTTCTATGTGATGAAGATATTGGCGGACGGAAGTCCGAGAAGGCCAAAGAACTTGG CACCGCCTTTCTCACGGAGGATGGTTTATTTGACATGATTCGGGCATCAAATAATTCAGGAACTGCAACACAAGCAACAAAGAAGACAGTGGATAAGGTTGCACCATCTTCTACCAAAAAGAACTTTCAAAAGCCAGATCAATCGA AACAAGTTGGCCATATTGCCGCAAGCAAGGATGCCAAAGGTTTGACATCTGCTGCTGTTCATTCCAAACTACCGACCACACAAAATCTGTTGCCGTGGACTGAAAAATATAAGCCAAAGGTTCCCAATGATATTGTTGGGAATCAGTCATTG GTGAAACAGCTTCATGATTGGCTTGCAAACTGGAATCAACAATTCCTTAACTCTGGacaaaaaggaaaaggaaagaaGCCTAATGATTCTGGTGCTAAAAAGTGTGTATTGTTGAGTGGGACGCCAGGCATTGGGAAAACAACATATGCGAGGTTGGTTAGTCAGATGCTTGGTTTCTGTGCAATTGAG GTTAATGCAAGTGACAGTCGTGGAAAGGCTGATGCTAAAATTCAGAAAGGAATTGGTGGAAGTACTTCCAATTCTATCAAAGAGCTTATTAGCAATGAAGGCTTGAATCCTAACATGGAACG CTCTCAGCACCTAAAGACTGTTCTCATCATGGATGAAGTTGATGGCATGTCTGCTGGAGATAGAGGTGGAATAGCGGATCTTATTGCCAGCATCAAgatttcaaaaattcctattaTATGCATCTGTAATGATCGCTATAGCCAGAAACTTAAAAGCCTAGTGAACTACTGCTTACTCCTTAGCTATCGTAAACCAACAAAGCAGCAG ATGGCGAAAAGATTGTCACAGATAGCAAATGCAGAGCACCTCCAAGTTAATGAG ATTGCGCTGGAGGAACTTGCAGAAAGAGTCAATGGAGATATGCGAATGGCCCTGAACCAGTTGCAGTATATGAGTCTCTCTTTGTCAGTCCTTAATTTTGATGACATCAAACAGCGCCTTCAAAACAGTTCCAAGGATGAAGATATTTCCCCCTTCACAGCTGTTGATAA ATTATTTGGCTTCAATGGCGGGAAGTTGAGAATGGATGAGAGAATTGACCTTAGCATGAGTGATCCCGATCTGGTGCCACTTCTTATTCAG GAAAATTATATCAATTATAGGCCAAGTTCATCTGGTAAAGATGATAACCAACTGAAAAGAATGAGTCTACTTGCTCGTGCTGCTGAATCGATTGCTGACGGTGATATTGTTAATGTCCAAATTCGAAGATACCGTCAGTGGCAGCTATCTCAGATTGGTTCTCTTGCATCTTGTATAATTCC TGCAGCTCTGTTACATGGGCAACGGGAAATACTTGAGCAG GGAGAACGCAATTTCAATAGATTTGGTGGATGGCTGGGAAAAAATTCTACTGCCGGGAAGAATAACAGACTTTTAGAGGACCTGCATGTTCATCTTCTTTCATCTCGTGAATCTAATTTAGGAAG GGCAACTTTGCGACTGGACTATCACACTCTTCTCCTGAAACAGTTGACTGATCCTTTGAGAGTGCTACCTAAG GATGAAGCTGTTGAGAAAGTTGTCGACTTTATGGATCTGTACTCCATTAACATGGAAGACTTGGATACAATCATCGAGTTATCAAAATTTAAG GGACACCCAAATCCAATGGATGGCGTACAGCCTGCTGTAAAAGCTGCACTGACACGAGCTTATAACAAAGGCAGCTCATCGCGTGTGATTAAGACAGCAGATTTTATTACTCTTCCTGGAATGAAAAAGGCTCCTAAGAAACGGGTTGCAGCAATGCTGGAACCTGTAGAAGAAGCCTTAGTTGAAGAAAATGCTGCTGAAATTGcagaaaatgaagaagaaatcCTCTCAGATACTGGGGACCAAG AGGACTCCTCTGATGACGAAAAGAAGGTGGAATCAGATCTGCGGAGTCTTAATTCGAAGG CAATCAAAGTAGAAATGGAGTTGAAGGGTTCAGGAAACTCAAGTGCAAAAAAGGCACCCGCCGGACGAGGGAGAGGTAAAGGAAGTGCCGGTGTTGCTGCTGCTACCTCGGACCAGAAAGGAGGACGAGGCTCTGGTTCCGGTTCCAAGAGAAAGAGATGA